A genomic stretch from Arachis stenosperma cultivar V10309 chromosome 3, arast.V10309.gnm1.PFL2, whole genome shotgun sequence includes:
- the LOC130965847 gene encoding uncharacterized protein LOC130965847 gives MNGRRHRWNEKGWPPARTLRRSSQYPYEVIAELDNLSEDISKRELFQLFSWAGHINDIYLSRKQKSGSLYIFAFIRYTTKGGALKAITEMNRMRVRGKVIFVEEAKYRRVSEVKSTDKVQPRGDNKTATDRQRPLEREANRKIPTISSKELAKEKTVQDPHGNGWTKKVEVAVAKENLDWL, from the exons ATGAATGGGAGACGCCATAGGTGGAATGAGAAGGGGTGGCcacctgcaaggacactccgaCGATCAAGTCAGTATCCGTACGAGGTGATAGCCGAATTAG ATAATCTTTCAGAGGACATATCAAAGAGAGAACTGTTTCAACTCTTTAGTTGGGCTGGTCACATAAATGACATATACCTATCGAGAAAACAGAAGAGTGGTAGTCTTTACATCTTTGCGTTCATACGGTACACAACGAAAGGAGGAGCCTTGAAAGCTATAACAGAAATGAATCGAATGAGGGTGAGAGGCAAGGTCATCTTCGTAGAGGAAGCTAAATACAGGAGAGTGTCTGAGGTAAAGAGCACGGACAAAGTGCAGCCACGGGGTGACAATAAAACTGCCACGGATCGTCAGAGGCCACTAGAAAGAGAAGCAAACCGGAAAATCCCAACTATCTCCTCTAAAGAATTGGCAAAGGAGAAAACAGTCCAGGACCCGCATGGGAATGGGTGGACGAAGAAGGTGGAGGTGGCTGTGGCAAAAGAAAATTTGGACTGGCTATAA